CCGCTCCGTGGGCCATGTACGGCTGGCCGTCCGACACCTGGGCGTAGATGATTTCCGGGCTGGCTGGCGTCCCGTCGGCCCGCAGGGCTGCGGCGTACTCAGCGTCGAGGCGACTGTTCAGCGGATGGGGCGCACCGGCTTCGGTGATGGTCCCGGAGCCCCCTCCCCCACCCCCAAGCGGAGACGCGAGACCGGCCAGGGAGACGACCAGCAGGAACGTGATGCCGAAGACGGTCAGCGTCGCCGCCGTCGGCACGACCGAGCGCCACGACAGGAACGTCGGCGCGACCCAGTTTCGGATCCTCCCAAGCGTCGACTGCTCGGACTGGCCGGACCGGGCGTGACGGCTCCCGAGCGCGGCTGGTGGGCGGGTCGCCGCGGGGTAGGCCGCGAGCGCGCCGGCAGCGAGGCCCATCAGAACGAACACACCGGCGACGCCACCGACGACGGTCGCGCTCTGGCCCGTGACGGTAACGTCGAGTGCGATGGGGAGACCGACGTAGATCGCGACGTTGACCAGCGCCTTGATGAGGATCAGTCCGACGGCGTAGCCCAGCACCACGCCGGTCGTCACGAGGAGGCCGGCCCGAAGTGTAAACAGGAGTCCCACGCGCCACCCCGGTGCGCCGGTCGAGCGGATGACCCGTATCGCGTCGAGTCGGTCACGGACGCTCATCCGCGTGACGTTGTAGACGACGATGAGGACCAACAAGCCACCGGCGGCCGCCGCGATGCCCAGCGCCCAGAGTACCTGCTCTAAGCCGCCGAGGACGTACAGGAGCGCGCTGACCAGCGGTGCCCCTTCGCTTGGGAGGCTTCCCAGCCCGGTCCCGCTCGGACTGTGGTCGATGACGAAGTAGCCGGTGACGCCGACCTGCTGGGCGGTCGAGGCGTTCGTCGCGTACCACTGATTGGAGAGGAACGTCGTCCCCCGCTCCTGTGGGACAACGGTAAGCGAGACGGTACCGTCTGACCCGCTAACCGTTCGGGTCCGCTGCTGAGAGACCGGTCCCCGGCCGTCAACGCCGTCGGGAATCGTCGGTAATCGTCCCTCCTGCCACTGGGCCGACCCCTCGATGAGCACCCTGGGCGTATCGGGCGGGATGCCAACGAGCCGAACATCAGTCCCGCTTGTGGTCGCCGTCGCTGTCGGGAGCACGGTGACGTCCCCACCGGTTTCGGGCGGGCCGTTTTCCGCGTCGTGGTAGGTGACCGTCCCGGAGTTCGCGAGCGGCTCTGCGAACGTTTCCGAGTACGTGACTGCGGTGAACAACAGCAAGACCGTACCGATGAGAAACGCGGCCGTCACGGCGACGACGACGACGGTGAGCCGGTCCCGTCTGGACCAGCGAAACAGGAGGGCGTTTCTGTATCCCATCGGTTCGTTAGTTCGTCTCCGTGGACGGGCTCGCGTCCGGCGTCGAGGCGGCATCGGAGACGAGCGTGCCGCCGCGGATGAACAGCCGCTCGTCGAACCGCTGGGCCAGTTGGGGGTCGTGGCTGATGACGACGAGCGCGGTTTCCGTCGATTCCTTCATGCTGAACAGAAGGTTCAGCACCGACTCGGCCGTGTCCGGATCTAGCTGCCCGGTCGGCTCGTCGGCGAGGATCACCTCGGGGCGGTTCGCGAGCGCCCGTGCGATGGCGACGCGCTGTTTCTCGCCCCCGCTCAGCGTCGCAGGGTACTGGTGTTCGAGCCCGGCGATACCGAGGCGGTCGAACAGCGTGTCCAGCCAGTCTGGGTCGCGGTCGCCCGCGTGTTCCTGCGGGAGCGACGCGTTCTCGCGAGCGGTCAGATCGCCGATGAGCTGGAAGTCCTGAAAGACGAACCCGAGCGTCGTCCGCCGCAGGCTCGCGCGCTGGCGTTCGGACAGGGTACTCGCGTCCCGACCGTCGATCTCCAGTCGACCGCTAGACGGTGATTCTAGCAATCCGAGGACGTTGAACAGCGTCGACTTGCCGGCCCCGCTAGGGCCCTGAACGAGCATCGCCGCATCGGACCCGACCGAGAGTGAGACGCCGTCGAGAATCCTGGTGCCCCGTCGTGTGACACACAACTCCGAGCCGACGAGGACGGGGTCAGTCATTGTCGGCCTTTCTGCCGGCCCCGTATTGTATGCCACGGTTACATACCCGGGAGAGGTGAGGATGGGAGAGACCGTCGAACCGGGTCCGTTCAGAACTCGTCAACAACTCGTTCGGTTCCCGCCGGGCCGAACGAGGTACACGGAGTCGAGGCCGCGCGTGTCATAGACCACGTCGTTCTCGTAGCGCCACTCCGCCAGCGCCGCGGGCGTGGTCTCCTCGCTCGCTGCCGGGAACAGGTGCGCCCCTGTCGTCCCCCACGACGCCCGCGACAGCGTCGGGCAGTTGGGTTCCATCCCACCACCGAGCCACCGGGCGGTCGGCTGGTACGTTCCGTTGGACGCGCTCGGATAGTACAGATCGACGATACGGCTGAACGGGTGGTCGGACGCCCACTGCTCGTCGACGTGGTCCGCGGTAAACGTCGCGGCCGCGAACTGCGATTCGGTCGCCCCAGTCGGGAACGCGAGCGTGTCGAGATTGACGAAGGCGATAGGCATCGTCGCAACTGCGGCAACCACGACGACGACCGTCAGGACTGTTGCGAGTCGGTGGCTGTGAGTCTTCGGCGTTCCAAGCCCGCCGTCCGGCGACCCCCGGTAGGCGACCGACGCGACGCCGATGCCGGCGAGGACGAACACGGGCAAGTGAACGAACGTCTGGCCGCGGAGCGCGGTCCCGTAGTACTCCGGCGTCAGCGAGGCGGTCAGCGAGAAGTACACGATGACAATCGGCGCCAGCAGCAACGCCAGCACGACCGGCCCGATCAGCCGGCGGTCGCGGCTCGCAAGTGGGAGGCCGACGACTGCAAACACAACCGGGACAGCGAAAGCCGCGACGAGCACCAAGAGGCCGGCCGGCGTGGTCTGTGTCCCGGGAAACACGGTCTGTACCGCGTTCGCACCCAGCGTCAGGAACCAGAGACCGACCGCGCCGCCGATGGTCACCCGCTGCAGGCGAGCGCTCGTCCGCTGGAACCAGACCAGTGTCGCCACCAGAACGACGACCCAGGCCAGGAACAGCCCCGGATACGCACTGACACGGTCGACGTACGGGACCTCCAGAAGCGAGCGTTCTGCAATCCGGTAGTACCCCCACATGTACACCCAGAAGCCCGCGACGGCGACGAGCGCAGTGACGGCGTCACGACGCGACGGAATCCTGGCGAGATGGGCGGCTAGCACCCCCGTCAGTACCAGCGCAGCGATGAGCGAGCTGAACGTATGCAGGAGCGGGAAGGCAGCGAACAGGACGACCACAACTGCGCCCCATCGACGCCTGTATCGCTCCGTCGTGAGCAACCGATGGACGGCAATCGCAAACAGCGGCAGCAAGAGAAACGCCAGCGCTTCCTCGTCCGTTTGTCCGGTCCGCCGGAGATAGATGCCTTCCACCGCGAGCCCCATCCCGACCACGCCCATCGCCAGCGTCGTCCGCGAGTGACGCCACCGACTCGACTGTGCGAGTCGTTTGACCAGCGCCATCGCCGTCAGGCAGGACGCTGCACCGGTGACCGCGACGACCAGCTGTGCGATGTACAGTGGCCGCTCGCCGGTGAGTGTGCCGACGACGGTCAGAACAGCGGTAAACACGATGTTGTCAGCGCGGAAGCGTCTGAGCGGAAACGTCCCCGTTTCGAGCGTGTCCCTGGCCAGAGCGACGTAGCCGAACCCGTCTAGCGTTGAGGGCAGCGGCGTCCAGTGGAGCGTCGTCAACCGGGCCGCGACTGCCACGGCCAGCACAGCCACGATGAGCAGCAATCGCCCCTTCCGGCCGTCACTCATTGGCGGGTCCTACAGCGGGTGGGTGTAAGATAGTTACCGCATTTCGACGGCCGACTCGGGAGCCCTGACAGTCTCTCGGTCTACCGCTAGCCCTGTCGAAAATCCGGGATTGCTGCCGGGCTCTAGACACACCTGGAGTGTCCATGACGATTGGCGGTCACTGGTCCCCGTTCGACTTGATCTTGCGGGCGCGTTCGACGGCCGCCTCCGCGCGTGACGGATCAACCGATGTCGGTGCGAACGCCGCCGTCTCGAAGGCTTCAACCACCGTTTCGATATCCGCCATGCGTTCCTCGGGAACGCCGTGTTCCTGGCTCTGCTGGAGGAGTTCCCAGTGTGTCGCCCCCTCGTCAATACCGTTTTTCACCGCTAGCTCATCGTGGACTGCAGTGTACGCTACCATCGCTGCGGCGTCGTAGTCCCCGCCATCCAGATACGTATCGACGCGGTCCGCAAACGTCGGACTCGTCGCGTTCGATGGCGTCGTCGCCTGGTCGGGTCCACTCATCGATACCTCAGTTGCCTCCACTGAGGAAGTCGCGTTCACATCCTGGGATTGGCGGCGCCGCGACACGATAAACCAAGCCCCGACGACAACTGCAAGCGCTACCCCGCCGCCCAGGACGGGCAGCCAGCTGTATCCGATGATCCCGTTCCCAAAGGCTACTTCCGGGTTCTCGTCAGAGCCGAACAGTATCGCTACCAGGGTATCGATAAGCAGATCCCTGTCCGAATCGGAGCCGACCGGTGGGTTTCCGCCGCCGGCTCCTGCGGCCAGCGTTGTCGTTGCGGTCGCGTTACCGAGGTTCGAACTCGGTTCGTCGTACGTAGCGGTAACGGTAACTGTCTCGTTGTTCTGCGGATATTCGAGGACGGTCTGGAACGACCCGTTCCGGTTCGTCTCGACGAGTTGGGTGCCGCCAGCACCGACCTGCAGGCGTACCGGGCGACCCGCGACAGGGTCCCCGGCAACGGTCTGGAGTTGCCCCCTGGCAAGGGCCCCATCATCCGTGCGTGACGCACTCACGGAGAGGGTCGTCTGAGTCTCGACGACGACAACAGGGGTCTCCGACTGGACGCCCGCAATCGCTCGGTTTTCGTACGGAACCCGAGCGACAACTACACGCTCACCGTCGTTTACCGACGCTGGGGCTCGGGTCGATGCTGTCGCCGTTCCGTTCGGTCCGGTCGTCGTTCGTGCAACGACAGTATCACCAACGGTGAACTCGACCGGTACTCCGTCGACACCTCTCGACTCGACTGTCACGGACGCCGTGGCGTCGAATCGGTCGCCGTACCCTACCGTCCCCGGTGCGATGTCGCTCGTCGCGTTCGGCGTCACCTGTTTCACGTCAATCGTGAACGTGGTGTCGTCGGACAGGTACACTGAGTCGGTATCCGGGACGTACTTGACCGGGACGGACTGCGACCCGAGTCTGGCTGAGCGTGGCCGGTACTGGGATTCGAACACACCGCTGGCATCAGTTCGAACAGTTTGTGTCCGGTTCCCGATCCTGAGTTCGACCACCTCGTCTGCGATGACCGAGCCGTTCTCAGTCCGTATCTGGCCGGAGACCGTTCCGGGATCGCTGAACGATGCAGTCGAGTCTATCGCCTGAACTGTGAGCGTCGTCCCAACGAGTGTCTCTTCGCGGATAACCGCCTGCGTCGTCGTAATGTTCTCTGTCGTCTCATTGATCTCGGTCTGTCCCGAAGAGAGGTCGACAGACGTGGTGTTCTCTATCCGTTCGAAGTTCCGGTTCAGTTCTCGGCTCCTATCGCTGATGTTCGACGCCGTTCGCTCCATCGCACGCGCAGTGATGCGGGCCTTGCTTTCGTTACCGCGCTCGCGTGCCGCCTGATACGCCGTATATTGCTGGCGGTACCGCTGTACCTCGTTCGTGAGATTCCGCTGGTTCTCGCGCGCGGCCTCGAACTCCCTTGCAGCGGTGTCGTCCGTAGCCGAGGACGTGTCACCGGCAACGTCGACGTACTGCTCTAGACGCTTGTCGTAGTCGTCGCCGAGGACCGACCGAGCCTGGTCGTACTGGTCGTTCGACAGCGCAATACTGCTGTTTTCCAGCCGCCCCCCCATCGTCCGAGCCAACCAGGCGGCCGTTTCATCGCCGTACTCGCCGTCCGACACCGAATCCGGGTTTTCCTGTTGTGTCTCGTTGTCGTCCGTCGGCGTCTCCACCTGCCGGTTCAGAGCCGGACCCCCATCGTCGGTCCCCATCGCTGCCACCCCACCAGCACCCGCTGTAAGTCCAAGTATTGTCAGGGTGACGAACACGGCCCACGACTGGCTCCGGAACACACCGAGTTATTCCGCTGGTTTGATAAAATGCGTTCGGTTGACTCACCGGAGTCGGTCGCAGTCACGTACCGTGGCAGAGAGGGACGCAATCAGCTATTTTTTTACCGTGCCGACATGACTCATTGCCAATGGCTGAAACCCAGACGTGGAAACTACTCTTGCCACGTCAACTCCGCCACCTCCCGGCCGATCTGGCAGGCGTTATCGGCGTGGTGATTCTGACGAATCTGGCTGCCCTGCTGCCGGTCATCTCCGACACGCCGGTCCGCATCGTCGCCGGGCTCGTGTTTGTCCTCTTCATTCCCGGCTATGCGTTCATCGCAGCGCTGTTTCCGGAGGCCGGGAGCGGCCCCACGGCCGACGACGAGACCGTTTCGGATCCACGAGCCGACGGAATCGACGGTATCGAACGGGTCGCACTCTCGTTCGGACTCAGTATCGCCCTCGTTCCCTTGGTCGGCCTGGTATTGAATTTCACGCCGTGGGGTATCCGCCTGCTTCCGATTCTCGTGTCGCTCAGCGGGCTGACGCTCGTGTTGACCGCTGTCGCGGCTGTTCGACGCTGGGCGGTACCCGCTGACGAACGGTTTCGTGTCCCGTATCGTGCGTGGCTCAGTGCCGGACGTGCGGAGTTGTTCTCGCCGGCCTCACGGACGGACGCGGTCCTGAACGTGCTGTTGGTCCTGAGCATCCTGCTTGCGGCCGCCAGCGTCGGCTACGCGGTCACGGTACCAAAGGACGGCGAGCGGTTCAGCGAGTTCTACCTGCTGACCGAAGACGAAGACGGGGAACTCGTCGCTGACGGCTATCCGACGGAGTTTCAGCAGGGCGAAGGTCGCTCGTTGATCGTCGGTATCGGGAATCAGGAACACGAACGGACAGAGTACACCGTAGTCGCCGAGTTACAACGCGTCGAGCGCGTCGGCAACGAAACCCAGGTCCGGGAACGGTCGGAACTTCGGCGCTTCCAGCCGACCCTGGGCCACAACGAGACCTGGCACCGCCAGCACGAAGTGACGCCCGAGATGACTGGGGAGGGGCTTCGGCTCCAGTACCTGCTGTACCGCGGGTCACCACCTGAGACCGTGGACCAATCGACTGCGTACCGGGAAGTCCACCTCTGGGTGAACGTAACCGGCTGACCCAGGTTCTCGTAGCGAGCAGCGCTCCCCCAGGTAAAACAGGGACCGACTTACTGCCCATTCTTTTGAGATCTAACCCGGCAAACAGCTTTTCCTTGCCTGGATCATTGGTTTCACCGTGTACCCCGCAGGCCACTTCCTCCTCGCAGCCGTCCCGCTGACGGCATACATGGTGGCTCGGTGGCGTCGACTCCCGTCTGGGCCGATGGTACTGCTCTTGCTTGTTGCGACGCAACTCCCGGACGTAATCGACAAGCCGCTCGCGTGGACGGTCGCTATTCTTCCGAGCGGGCGTATGCTTGCCCATTCGCTGGTCGTCTCGCTACCCGTCCTCACCATCCTTGTACTGCTGGCTGCACGCCAGAGCTACGGACGGCACGCAGTGGTGTTTTCCG
The genomic region above belongs to Haloarcula hispanica ATCC 33960 and contains:
- a CDS encoding DUF1616 domain-containing protein gives rise to the protein MAETQTWKLLLPRQLRHLPADLAGVIGVVILTNLAALLPVISDTPVRIVAGLVFVLFIPGYAFIAALFPEAGSGPTADDETVSDPRADGIDGIERVALSFGLSIALVPLVGLVLNFTPWGIRLLPILVSLSGLTLVLTAVAAVRRWAVPADERFRVPYRAWLSAGRAELFSPASRTDAVLNVLLVLSILLAAASVGYAVTVPKDGERFSEFYLLTEDEDGELVADGYPTEFQQGEGRSLIVGIGNQEHERTEYTVVAELQRVERVGNETQVRERSELRRFQPTLGHNETWHRQHEVTPEMTGEGLRLQYLLYRGSPPETVDQSTAYREVHLWVNVTG
- a CDS encoding ABC transporter ATP-binding protein; this translates as MTDPVLVGSELCVTRRGTRILDGVSLSVGSDAAMLVQGPSGAGKSTLFNVLGLLESPSSGRLEIDGRDASTLSERQRASLRRTTLGFVFQDFQLIGDLTARENASLPQEHAGDRDPDWLDTLFDRLGIAGLEHQYPATLSGGEKQRVAIARALANRPEVILADEPTGQLDPDTAESVLNLLFSMKESTETALVVISHDPQLAQRFDERLFIRGGTLVSDAASTPDASPSTETN